A part of Candidatus Binataceae bacterium genomic DNA contains:
- a CDS encoding glutathione S-transferase family protein produces the protein MTNPTRLQLYHFAASGNCRAVRLVLAEKGLAFTRVEIDVTRGDNRTPAFLALNPRGKVPVLVDNSPMGEVVLAEVSVINEYLDEAFPLPALMPAGAAARARVRALVHLFDTELSPTVGPLIIEQLLRPAGQRRAEFIAERQAATRALLQRLIGMVDREGPFLAGSYSLADPLYTPLLSVMESCGVALEEFAPLTRWLAAVQARPSYAASAS, from the coding sequence ATGACTAATCCGACGCGGCTGCAGCTCTATCATTTCGCGGCCTCAGGCAATTGCCGCGCGGTGCGTTTGGTGCTCGCGGAGAAGGGGTTGGCCTTTACCCGGGTGGAAATCGACGTGACTCGCGGCGACAATCGGACCCCGGCCTTTCTTGCGCTCAATCCGCGCGGCAAGGTGCCGGTGCTGGTAGATAACAGCCCGATGGGGGAAGTGGTACTGGCCGAGGTGTCGGTGATCAACGAATATCTGGACGAGGCCTTTCCGCTACCCGCGCTGATGCCGGCCGGCGCTGCAGCGCGCGCCCGTGTGCGCGCCCTGGTCCATCTGTTCGACACCGAACTCAGTCCCACCGTCGGACCGCTGATTATCGAGCAGTTGCTGCGCCCCGCCGGCCAGCGCCGGGCTGAGTTCATCGCCGAGCGCCAAGCCGCCACCCGCGCTCTGCTCCAGCGGCTGATTGGAATGGTCGACCGGGAAGGTCCCTTTCTGGCTGGCTCCTACAGCTTGGCCGATCCTCTTTACACGCCACTACTGTCGGTGATGGAGTCATGCGGAGTGGCGCTGGAGGAGTTCGCGCCGCTGACGCGATGGCTAGCAGCCGTCCAGGCCCGACCTAGCTACGCAGCCTCGGCGAGTTGA
- the tolR gene encoding protein TolR, which produces MAFEAGKRGTLVSQINVTPLVDVMLVLLVIFMVTAPIIQQGVELNLPKERLSALPGEEQQFVVSVTRDQTIYLNDTKLTAEELTTKLSAIALERPDRQVFVRADDQVPYGAVIRVMAAIKAAGIRNVGMVTQVPDNGMGAGAPGHGHSGGARR; this is translated from the coding sequence ATGGCATTCGAGGCGGGCAAGCGCGGGACCTTGGTCTCCCAGATAAACGTCACGCCCCTGGTGGACGTGATGCTGGTGTTGCTGGTGATTTTCATGGTAACCGCGCCAATTATTCAGCAAGGTGTGGAGCTCAATTTGCCCAAGGAGCGGCTCTCCGCCCTGCCCGGCGAAGAGCAGCAATTCGTGGTTTCGGTCACCCGGGATCAGACCATATATCTCAACGATACCAAGCTTACGGCCGAAGAGCTCACCACCAAGCTGAGCGCCATCGCCCTGGAGCGGCCCGACCGCCAGGTCTTCGTGCGAGCCGACGACCAAGTGCCCTATGGCGCGGTAATTCGGGTGATGGCGGCAATCAAGGCCGCCGGGATTCGCAACGTCGGGATGGTGACCCAGGTGCCGGACAACGGAATGGGCGCCGGCGCGCCCGGGCACGGACATTCGGGTGGGGCCAGGCGATAA
- a CDS encoding PH domain-containing protein, with product MRCTQCGFEAAAGATFCSRCGQRMITLRPEAKHEFALANIMPSWWLATGSFFSALVLAGLAALIFVHGRRGWPLAAALLVLAWIIVALAVLGRRSTSWSLTSERLIERRGFLSRTRREIELADIRSVEIDRRLIQRLFGLGSVVISSAASADFSIRMEGVADPETIAETVRRARLRRLA from the coding sequence ATGCGCTGCACGCAATGCGGATTCGAAGCTGCCGCTGGCGCGACCTTCTGCTCGCGCTGCGGCCAGCGCATGATTACCCTGCGGCCCGAAGCCAAGCACGAGTTCGCGCTGGCCAACATCATGCCCTCTTGGTGGCTGGCGACCGGCTCATTTTTCTCGGCCTTGGTACTCGCGGGATTGGCTGCTTTGATCTTCGTTCATGGCCGCCGCGGCTGGCCCCTGGCCGCTGCCTTGCTGGTACTGGCTTGGATAATCGTCGCGCTGGCGGTGCTCGGGCGTCGCAGCACGAGCTGGAGTCTCACTTCCGAACGGCTGATCGAGCGGCGTGGCTTCCTTTCGCGCACCCGCCGTGAGATTGAATTGGCCGATATCCGCTCGGTGGAAATCGACCGGCGGCTGATTCAGCGCCTATTCGGTCTGGGCAGCGTGGTGATTTCCTCCGCAGCCAGCGCCGATTTCTCCATCCGGATGGAAGGAGTGGCCGACCCCGAGACGATCGCTGAGACGGTGCGGCGGGCGCGGCTGCGCCGCCTGGCGTAA
- a CDS encoding energy transducer TonB yields MGPGDNGRGGLGLALAILLSALAHIGLLYSGLVLIPRWLAEQPAPPPVYTVAVVDNLPAGDLGTHLPQLNRPQSPPRKTLPPPRPPKPPKTAKASAPNSDTKAFALNKRGDMTPTPTPTPTPAQATAAPTVPPTPRPTARPTRRATTRPTATAHRVMTTPRPTARAKRPRPTATPRARRAGPRETPKRMLAQATPKPTPGVREQMAALRKQLLLDSLKHRKVIAQRHEGEGGGPLESNVSSGGQGYGVGPGHESAGMLKDPLFLLYYTQVQERIKKAWTFSGGNSDLTATIEFAIGPDGQLLNYQVQRSSRNDAYDESVIRAIKRAAPFPPPPPDYRDAFSRGVEATFRLGELNS; encoded by the coding sequence GTGGGGCCAGGCGATAACGGGCGGGGCGGGCTGGGCCTAGCCCTCGCGATCCTGCTCTCGGCCCTGGCCCACATCGGCTTGCTCTACAGCGGCTTGGTGCTGATTCCGCGCTGGCTCGCCGAACAACCGGCCCCACCACCAGTCTATACGGTGGCGGTAGTGGACAACCTGCCCGCGGGCGACTTAGGGACCCATTTGCCGCAACTCAACCGCCCGCAGAGTCCACCCCGCAAAACGCTACCGCCACCCAGGCCGCCCAAGCCTCCAAAGACCGCCAAGGCGAGCGCACCCAACAGCGACACCAAGGCCTTTGCCCTCAACAAGCGCGGCGATATGACGCCAACCCCTACCCCGACCCCAACTCCGGCCCAGGCCACGGCGGCACCAACCGTGCCACCAACTCCGCGTCCCACCGCCCGGCCTACCCGCCGTGCCACCACCCGGCCCACCGCGACCGCACACCGGGTCATGACAACGCCGAGGCCGACTGCGCGCGCCAAGCGTCCGCGACCGACCGCGACCCCACGAGCACGCCGCGCGGGGCCGCGGGAGACGCCCAAACGGATGCTGGCCCAGGCCACCCCGAAGCCCACTCCGGGAGTACGCGAGCAGATGGCGGCGTTGCGCAAGCAACTGCTGCTGGATTCGCTCAAGCACCGCAAGGTAATTGCGCAGCGGCATGAGGGCGAAGGTGGTGGTCCGCTGGAGAGCAACGTTTCAAGCGGGGGACAGGGTTACGGGGTGGGCCCCGGCCATGAAAGTGCCGGAATGCTTAAGGACCCGCTTTTTCTCTTGTATTATACGCAGGTGCAAGAGCGGATTAAGAAAGCCTGGACCTTTTCGGGAGGTAATAGCGATCTGACAGCCACGATCGAGTTCGCGATTGGTCCCGACGGTCAGTTGCTCAACTATCAGGTGCAGCGCTCCTCGCGCAATGACGCCTATGATGAATCGGTAATCCGCGCCATCAAACGCGCGGCTCCGTTTCCTCCGCCCCCGCCCGACTACCGCGACGCATTCTCGCGCGGAGTCGAGGCTACCTTCAGACTGGGAGAGCTAAATTCGTGA
- the tolQ gene encoding protein TolQ produces MLQSPALSAPNILEMLLGTGPVVQAVLAILLAFSIFSWGIIIFKLRQVSQARRQSARFINLFWESKNLAAIHTGSLDLKRSPVAQVFRAGYQELLRLTRAKRQVVNAAEGSFSTELGGVENVMRAMQREANVELTKLETGITFLATTGSTSPFIGLFGTVWGIMTAFLGLSAAHSSNIQAVAPGIAEALITTAVGLVAAIPAQMFYNYFTARVRVLATEMENFTSEFVNIAERHFLS; encoded by the coding sequence ATGCTGCAATCGCCCGCGCTCAGCGCGCCCAACATTCTCGAAATGCTGCTCGGTACCGGGCCGGTGGTCCAAGCGGTGCTGGCGATTTTGTTGGCGTTCTCGATCTTTAGCTGGGGTATCATCATCTTTAAGCTGCGCCAGGTCTCCCAAGCCCGTCGCCAATCGGCCCGCTTCATCAATCTGTTTTGGGAATCCAAGAATTTGGCCGCGATCCATACCGGCAGCCTGGATCTCAAGCGCAGCCCAGTGGCCCAGGTGTTTCGCGCCGGCTACCAGGAGTTGCTGCGGCTGACGCGGGCCAAACGCCAGGTAGTCAACGCCGCCGAGGGCAGCTTCTCCACCGAGCTGGGCGGGGTGGAAAACGTGATGCGGGCGATGCAGCGCGAGGCCAACGTCGAGCTGACCAAGCTGGAAACCGGGATCACTTTTTTAGCCACTACCGGCTCGACCTCTCCCTTTATCGGTCTGTTCGGCACGGTGTGGGGCATTATGACCGCGTTTCTGGGCCTTTCGGCGGCTCATTCCTCCAATATTCAAGCGGTCGCCCCGGGGATTGCCGAGGCCTTGATTACCACCGCGGTGGGCCTGGTGGCGGCCATTCCGGCTCAGATGTTTTACAACTACTTCACCGCTCGGGTGCGGGTATTGGCGACCGAGATGGAAAATTTCACCTCGGAGTTTGTCAATATCGCCGAACGGCACTTCCTGTCCTAG
- the pal gene encoding peptidoglycan-associated lipoprotein Pal, whose translation MIARRIAVVLVALTLAACSSSKPNGQGVAGENGAAGMGEQNLGNKGSLEQFQKGTLGADSGGPLSDIHFAFNDYTIQPQDGEVLRNNARWLTDHASSRVQIEGHCDDRGSEEYNLALGAKRAQAAKEYLTDLGIAGDRISTISYGKELPLCHEETEECWAQNRRDHFVVSGAQ comes from the coding sequence GTGATCGCGCGACGAATCGCGGTAGTCCTAGTCGCATTGACCCTGGCCGCTTGCTCTTCATCCAAGCCCAATGGGCAAGGGGTGGCGGGCGAAAATGGGGCAGCGGGCATGGGCGAGCAGAATCTGGGTAACAAGGGCTCGCTGGAACAGTTTCAAAAGGGCACCCTGGGCGCCGACAGCGGTGGTCCGTTGAGTGACATCCATTTCGCTTTCAACGACTACACCATCCAGCCCCAGGACGGCGAAGTGCTGCGCAACAACGCGCGCTGGCTAACCGATCACGCCTCCAGCCGGGTCCAGATAGAAGGGCACTGCGACGACCGCGGCTCGGAGGAGTATAATTTGGCCTTGGGCGCCAAGCGGGCGCAGGCCGCCAAGGAATATCTGACGGATCTAGGGATCGCGGGTGACCGCATCTCGACCATCAGCTACGGTAAGGAGTTGCCGCTGTGCCACGAGGAAACCGAAGAGTGCTGGGCACAAAATCGGCGCGATCACTTTGTGGTTAGCGGAGCCCAATGA
- a CDS encoding bifunctional riboflavin kinase/FAD synthetase has translation MEVIRELSLPPGLARPVLALGNFDGVHRGHRAILETARECAQQSGVCAVAMTFEPTPAKVLAPARAPKLLMTLADKLACMAETALDAIIIAPFTRELSLLSPEQFARQCLMERLHISCVVVGHSISFGHARGGNAAVMKRLGEKLGFEVRVVEALSVDGVEVSSTRIRRAVERGDMGEAARMLGRYHFLSGIVIRGRQRGHQLGFPTANLRSLTETVPPDGVYATRLVLPEGAYASVTNIGLNPTFDETQRSVETHIFDFSGDLYDRQVKVEFIERLRGERKFDSGQALAHQIASDVQRARAILDTVG, from the coding sequence ATGGAGGTTATTCGCGAGCTGAGCCTACCGCCCGGGCTCGCCCGCCCGGTGCTGGCGCTGGGCAATTTCGACGGCGTTCATCGAGGCCATCGCGCCATCCTGGAGACCGCACGCGAGTGTGCACAGCAGAGCGGCGTCTGTGCTGTGGCGATGACCTTCGAGCCCACGCCGGCCAAGGTGCTCGCGCCCGCACGCGCGCCCAAACTGCTGATGACCCTGGCGGACAAGCTGGCGTGCATGGCCGAAACAGCGCTGGACGCAATTATTATCGCTCCCTTCACCCGCGAGCTCAGTCTGCTGTCGCCCGAGCAATTCGCCCGCCAATGCCTGATGGAGCGCTTGCACATCAGCTGCGTGGTGGTCGGCCACAGTATCAGCTTCGGCCATGCCCGTGGCGGCAACGCCGCCGTGATGAAAAGGCTGGGGGAGAAGCTGGGCTTCGAGGTGCGCGTGGTCGAAGCTTTGAGCGTGGACGGGGTTGAGGTCAGCTCCACCCGCATCCGCCGTGCGGTCGAGCGCGGCGACATGGGCGAGGCGGCGCGAATGCTGGGGCGCTATCATTTTTTATCGGGAATCGTGATACGCGGGCGCCAGCGCGGCCATCAACTAGGCTTTCCCACCGCTAATCTACGCTCGTTAACCGAAACCGTTCCGCCCGACGGGGTCTATGCCACCCGTCTGGTGCTGCCCGAGGGCGCCTACGCCTCGGTCACCAATATCGGCCTCAATCCGACCTTTGACGAAACCCAGCGCTCAGTGGAAACTCACATTTTCGATTTTTCCGGCGACCTGTACGATCGGCAGGTCAAAGTGGAATTTATCGAGCGCTTGCGTGGCGAGCGCAAATTCGACAGCGGCCAAGCCTTGGCCCATCAGATCGCCAGCGACGTACAGCGCGCCCGCGCTATTCTCGATACGGTGGGTTAA
- a CDS encoding branched-chain amino acid transaminase, with translation MAGTGASEVQTSRIWLDGTFVPYEEARIHVLTHSLHYGYGVFEGLRCYRGDDGRSAIFRGPEHVRRLFDSAHILGIKIPFSQDEILKACAQAVGLNHFTECYIRPLVFLGDGQMGVAAHNNRVRVAIAAWEWGAYLGEDGVKRGIRLKTSSFNRFHPNTLMPHAKATGHYINSVLAVHEAQRGGYDEAMLLDVDGYVAEGSGENIFVVRDGVVTTPPSASALPGITRDAVIKILADLGLQVREQRFPRDTVYICDEVFMTGTAAEVTPVREVDDRTVGSGVPGPITRQVQETFAAALRGRDPRYRHWLHYV, from the coding sequence GTGGCGGGAACAGGTGCAAGCGAAGTCCAAACTAGCAGAATCTGGCTTGATGGCACGTTCGTGCCTTATGAAGAGGCCCGCATCCACGTCCTGACCCATAGTCTGCACTACGGTTACGGGGTATTCGAGGGCTTACGCTGCTATCGGGGCGACGATGGACGCTCGGCAATCTTTCGCGGTCCCGAGCACGTCCGCCGCCTGTTCGATTCCGCCCATATCCTGGGTATCAAAATTCCATTTTCCCAAGACGAGATCCTCAAAGCCTGCGCCCAGGCGGTAGGCCTCAACCACTTCACCGAATGTTACATTCGTCCCCTGGTTTTTCTGGGCGACGGTCAGATGGGTGTGGCCGCGCACAATAACCGCGTGCGGGTGGCAATCGCGGCCTGGGAATGGGGCGCCTATCTGGGCGAAGATGGGGTCAAGCGAGGGATCCGGCTCAAAACCTCTTCTTTCAACCGCTTCCATCCCAACACCCTGATGCCGCATGCCAAGGCCACCGGCCACTACATCAATTCGGTCCTTGCCGTGCACGAAGCGCAGCGCGGAGGCTATGACGAAGCGATGCTGCTTGATGTCGACGGCTATGTGGCCGAAGGTAGCGGCGAGAACATCTTCGTGGTGCGCGACGGGGTGGTGACGACCCCGCCCTCGGCCTCGGCGCTGCCCGGGATTACGCGCGACGCGGTCATCAAGATTCTGGCCGATCTCGGCCTGCAGGTGCGCGAGCAGCGTTTCCCGCGCGACACCGTCTATATCTGCGATGAAGTTTTCATGACCGGTACCGCGGCCGAAGTCACGCCGGTGCGCGAGGTCGATGACCGCACGGTCGGCAGCGGCGTGCCGGGGCCAATCACCCGCCAGGTGCAGGAGACTTTCGCCGCCGCGCTGCGCGGCCGCGATCCCCGCTACCGCCACTGGCTGCACTATGTCTGA
- the bamD gene encoding outer membrane protein assembly factor BamD: MRAPIVRQPWLLGLALPLAIAVGCASRSDIEQTQDQQFQIRSMVASNQQAIQALEDRVRQLDDQLQEMQHAGSGASTPSSALAARLAKLQAQVNALQSSINPAAGVPPAALAPGLVPPGMPAPNPTPPGATAPPEDSVPPGAGTVPPGAGVEGMGTPPQAAAAPVVVPTYWRQELARALATSQSGSAGKVYRSGLLAMKEGNYAQAIDHFSTLQRKYPHSDLGESADYFAANAYYQLGKYDQAILQFNDLAMRYPKGRYAGQSLLREAQAFLRINDKIDARLTLQKLLNEHGDSPEASAANALMKNLEAD, translated from the coding sequence ATGAGAGCCCCAATTGTGCGCCAGCCCTGGTTGCTCGGTCTGGCCTTGCCGCTGGCGATAGCGGTGGGCTGCGCCTCACGCAGCGATATTGAGCAGACCCAGGACCAACAGTTTCAGATCCGCTCGATGGTGGCCTCCAACCAGCAGGCGATCCAGGCCTTGGAAGATCGCGTTCGCCAGCTCGACGACCAACTTCAAGAGATGCAGCACGCTGGCAGCGGGGCCAGCACCCCATCATCGGCGCTGGCAGCGCGGCTGGCCAAACTGCAAGCGCAGGTGAACGCGCTACAGAGCAGCATAAATCCGGCTGCCGGGGTCCCACCTGCGGCGCTCGCGCCCGGGCTGGTCCCGCCGGGAATGCCGGCGCCCAACCCCACCCCTCCCGGCGCGACCGCGCCGCCTGAAGACAGCGTGCCGCCGGGCGCAGGCACGGTACCCCCTGGCGCAGGTGTGGAAGGTATGGGCACGCCACCGCAGGCGGCCGCGGCCCCGGTGGTAGTACCGACTTATTGGCGTCAGGAGCTGGCCCGTGCCTTGGCAACTTCGCAAAGCGGTTCTGCGGGCAAAGTGTACCGCAGCGGTTTGCTGGCCATGAAAGAGGGCAATTACGCTCAAGCCATCGACCATTTTTCTACCCTGCAACGCAAGTATCCGCATTCCGACCTGGGCGAGTCGGCCGACTACTTTGCTGCCAACGCCTACTACCAATTAGGTAAATATGACCAGGCGATTTTGCAGTTCAACGACCTCGCGATGCGTTATCCAAAGGGACGTTATGCGGGCCAGTCCTTGCTGCGCGAGGCCCAGGCTTTTTTGCGCATCAACGACAAGATCGACGCCCGACTTACCCTGCAGAAGCTACTCAACGAACATGGCGATAGCCCGGAAGCGTCGGCCGCCAATGCTCTGATGAAAAATCTCGAGGCTGATTAG
- the tolB gene encoding Tol-Pal system beta propeller repeat protein TolB, producing the protein MRFQPYGATCAQRALVAVLGLGTLLLIGAPAWAQSQSGLLHFDIVGPGSKLAPIAISQLKNLGGDDEGEVSAHFVNVLSRDLELSGYFRLIKPEAYIENPQQSGYQLGQFNFTDWSSINAEFLVKGAVTASDAVVTIDAFLYDVAAQKQLVGKRFSGAPQDVNRMARRFADAILAGITGQRGPFDSKIALVSTRGGRFKEIYITSLDGEDLYRVTNNPTINLSPSFDRGVGHLLYTSFKSGSPDLYLFNLATKREIRISTDRGLLLGGAVSPGGNSVVAAVERGGATNLFMLDLQGNVIRQLTRGGSINVNPSFNADGSLMAFTSDRGGTPQIYVMNPQGGEARRVTYSGSYNTDPAISPKGDRIAYQTRNGGFHIAIIGIDGGQPTVLAAGQHPSWSPDGRYLIFSADRSGTSRLYLMQVDSGKIIAPITKEDGDATDPAWSWWLGE; encoded by the coding sequence GTGAGATTCCAGCCCTATGGAGCAACTTGCGCCCAACGCGCCTTGGTTGCCGTGCTCGGCCTCGGAACATTACTGCTGATAGGTGCGCCGGCGTGGGCACAGTCCCAGTCCGGTCTGCTACATTTCGACATCGTCGGCCCAGGCTCCAAGTTAGCGCCGATAGCGATATCCCAGCTAAAAAACCTGGGAGGCGACGACGAGGGCGAGGTGTCGGCGCACTTCGTAAATGTGCTTTCGCGCGATCTGGAATTGTCGGGCTACTTCCGGTTGATTAAACCCGAGGCCTACATCGAGAATCCGCAGCAAAGCGGCTACCAGCTAGGTCAGTTCAATTTCACCGATTGGAGCTCGATTAACGCCGAATTCCTGGTCAAGGGAGCGGTAACCGCCTCGGATGCCGTGGTAACGATCGACGCCTTTCTGTATGACGTCGCGGCGCAAAAGCAATTGGTGGGTAAACGCTTTTCTGGCGCGCCCCAAGACGTCAACCGGATGGCGCGCCGCTTTGCCGACGCCATCCTGGCCGGGATTACCGGCCAGCGTGGCCCCTTCGACAGCAAAATCGCGCTGGTTTCCACCCGCGGCGGGCGGTTCAAGGAAATCTATATAACCTCTCTGGACGGCGAGGACCTATATAGGGTGACCAACAATCCGACCATCAACCTGTCGCCTAGCTTCGATCGCGGGGTTGGCCATTTGCTCTATACCTCCTTTAAAAGCGGCTCGCCAGACCTCTATCTGTTCAACCTGGCCACCAAGCGCGAAATTCGTATCAGCACCGACCGTGGCCTGCTGCTGGGCGGCGCCGTGAGCCCCGGCGGAAACTCGGTGGTGGCGGCGGTGGAACGCGGTGGCGCCACCAATCTGTTCATGCTGGACTTGCAGGGCAACGTTATTCGGCAACTGACCCGTGGCGGCTCGATCAACGTCAATCCCAGTTTCAATGCCGATGGCAGTCTGATGGCCTTCACTTCGGATCGCGGCGGAACACCTCAAATCTATGTGATGAATCCTCAGGGGGGCGAGGCACGACGGGTTACCTATTCGGGCAGCTACAACACCGATCCGGCGATTTCGCCCAAGGGCGACCGGATTGCATACCAAACCCGCAATGGCGGGTTCCACATCGCTATAATCGGCATTGATGGTGGCCAGCCTACTGTGTTGGCCGCCGGGCAGCATCCAAGCTGGTCACCCGACGGGCGCTATCTGATTTTCAGCGCAGACCGGAGCGGCACGAGCAGGCTGTATCTAATGCAAGTGGATAGTGGCAAAATCATTGCACCGATAACGAAGGAGGACGGTGATGCGACAGATCCGGCATGGTCGTGGTGGTTGGGAGAATAG
- the pcnB gene encoding polynucleotide adenylyltransferase PcnB, producing the protein MGTAAHPQHHRRGVNAAAVETLERAQHPISRREIDPNVLKVLYRLINAGYEAFLVGGSVRDLMLGRTPKDFDVGTSAHPQQIRELFRNSRLIGRRFKLVHVFFGPQNIEVATFRRRSEEVVAEGDPLIRHDNTFGTPQEDAQRRDFTINALFYDPKSFRVVDYTGGLLDLQARLIRTVDDPEVRMREDPVRMIRAVRFAAKLDFQLEAATRDAIVRHRADLLKTSTPRLVEEIFRTFTNAPPKRALLLMAELGLLEVVLPFLYEHLRPQLDCLEAAHTTIAMGSLEAASEAGMLPSRALTLACLLADLWFARSQLPQPGADLITQLRERGFPRGEIERMRLLLNAAGRIARPNHRLRGLSSRPYYEEARTLFTLLPPAIFGPAPRRVEGSPPASVSSSRRRRRPRRRRLGARRPDTTPSENATATLTSVGGHSALDPRSL; encoded by the coding sequence GTGGGGACGGCTGCGCACCCGCAACACCATCGGCGCGGGGTCAACGCAGCGGCAGTGGAGACATTGGAACGAGCGCAGCATCCGATTTCGCGCCGCGAAATCGATCCCAACGTTCTCAAGGTACTCTACCGGCTCATCAATGCCGGCTACGAAGCCTTTTTGGTGGGCGGCAGCGTCCGCGACCTGATGTTGGGGCGCACGCCTAAGGACTTCGATGTTGGCACCTCCGCCCATCCGCAACAGATCCGCGAGCTGTTCCGCAACTCGCGCCTGATCGGGCGCCGCTTCAAGCTGGTGCACGTCTTCTTCGGCCCCCAGAACATCGAGGTCGCTACCTTCCGCCGTCGCAGCGAGGAGGTCGTCGCGGAGGGCGACCCCTTGATTCGTCACGATAACACTTTCGGCACCCCGCAAGAGGATGCGCAGCGCCGCGACTTCACCATCAACGCGCTGTTCTACGACCCCAAGTCCTTCCGCGTCGTCGATTACACCGGCGGCCTGCTCGATCTTCAGGCCCGCCTGATCCGTACCGTCGACGACCCCGAAGTGCGCATGCGCGAGGATCCGGTGCGGATGATTCGCGCGGTGCGCTTTGCCGCCAAGCTGGATTTCCAGCTCGAAGCCGCCACTCGCGACGCGATCGTTCGCCATCGGGCCGACCTGCTCAAGACCTCGACCCCGCGCCTGGTGGAGGAAATTTTCCGCACTTTTACCAACGCGCCGCCCAAGCGGGCCCTGCTGTTGATGGCAGAACTGGGCCTGCTGGAAGTGGTGCTACCGTTTTTGTACGAACACCTTCGTCCCCAACTCGATTGTTTGGAAGCCGCGCACACCACGATCGCGATGGGTAGTCTGGAGGCGGCTTCCGAGGCTGGCATGCTCCCCTCGCGCGCTCTTACCTTGGCCTGCCTGCTGGCCGATCTATGGTTCGCCCGCAGCCAACTGCCACAGCCTGGGGCCGACCTAATCACCCAGCTGCGCGAGCGCGGCTTTCCCCGCGGCGAGATCGAGCGGATGCGGCTTTTGCTCAATGCCGCCGGGCGCATAGCGCGGCCCAACCATCGCTTGCGCGGGCTCTCCAGCCGACCGTATTACGAAGAGGCCAGGACGCTCTTTACCCTGCTGCCGCCTGCCATTTTCGGCCCCGCGCCGCGACGGGTCGAGGGCTCGCCGCCGGCCTCTGTCAGCTCCAGCCGGCGCCGGCGGCGGCCGCGCCGACGGCGGCTCGGAGCGCGTCGCCCGGACACCACTCCCAGCGAGAACGCCACCGCTACCTTGACTAGCGTGGGTGGCCACAGTGCGCTTGACCCGCGCTCGCTATGA
- a CDS encoding peroxiredoxin — translation MRFAIVLVIVVVAVGLIIFQPWRAAAALLAAGQSAPNFQTQMVTADGVRPVQLTDYRGKTVVLYFYPKDFTPGCTKEACAFRDGYAKLAQAGIVLLGCSVQNTDSHAKFIKKYNLPFPLLADPDKKIASAYGVANGIPALGLDKRVTYVIDPQGKIVKVYPKVDPATHAGEIIAAYATGPKPAAQSEPAAGGGPAE, via the coding sequence ATGCGTTTTGCAATCGTGCTTGTCATAGTCGTAGTGGCCGTGGGGCTGATCATCTTTCAGCCCTGGCGCGCCGCCGCCGCGCTGCTGGCTGCTGGGCAGAGCGCGCCCAATTTTCAAACCCAGATGGTCACCGCCGACGGAGTCAGGCCGGTGCAACTAACTGATTATCGGGGCAAGACCGTGGTCTTGTATTTTTATCCCAAGGACTTCACCCCTGGTTGCACCAAGGAGGCCTGCGCTTTTCGGGACGGTTACGCCAAGCTAGCTCAGGCTGGGATCGTGCTTCTGGGGTGCAGCGTGCAGAATACCGATTCGCACGCCAAGTTTATCAAGAAATACAACCTGCCCTTTCCCCTGCTGGCCGACCCAGACAAAAAAATTGCCAGCGCCTACGGGGTCGCCAACGGCATTCCGGCTCTAGGGTTGGATAAGCGGGTGACCTACGTCATCGACCCGCAAGGCAAAATCGTCAAGGTCTATCCCAAAGTCGATCCCGCAACCCACGCCGGTGAGATAATCGCGGCTTACGCCACAGGGCCTAAGCCAGCCGCGCAATCCGAACCGGCCGCGGGTGGAGGACCGGCGGAGTAG